The Haloarcula limicola genomic sequence CTTCGACGTGCCCGACGTCATCGCCGACGAACTCGACGAGGAGGTCGAACGGCTCCGGGAGGTGCTCGCCGACCTCGACCTGACCCGCGAGATCGACACCGTCGTCCCCGAGATGTTCCCGCCCTGTATGCAGGCGCTGCTCGACCAGGTCCAGAAGGGCGAGCACCTCGAACACCACTCCCGGTTCGCCATCGCCGCCTTCCTCACCAGCATCGGGATGACGACCGACGAGATCGTCGACCTCTTTCAGGTCAACCCCGGCTTCGGCGAGGAGGCGACCCGCTATCAGGTCGACCACATCCGCGGCGACACCAGTCCGACGGAGTACTCGACGCCAGCCTGTTCGACCATGAAGTCCTACGGCGACTGCGTCAACATGGACGACCTCTGTAAGCGCATCTCGCACCCGATGGCGTACTACGAGAAGAAACTGGACGACGCCGACGACGACGAACTGGTGGACTGGCGAGAGGAGAACGGCGAGGACGAGGCCGAGGCCGACGCTTAGAACTGCTGTCGTTCCATCCAGACGCCGGCGGCGAGCATCACGACAATGAACAGCCCGATAGCCCCGACGATCGCGACGCCGCCCTGGTCGGTCAGCCCCCCGTTGCTCGCATAGTTCGTGGAGACGAAGACGGCGGCGGCGACGAAGACGACCAGCGCGACGCCGGAGATGACGATCTGCATAACTGCCTCCCGATCGAGTTCCATGTGGCGCGCTACCTCCGGCCCGGCCAAAAGAGTGTCGAAGCGGCCCGGAGAGAGGCGTTCTACCGCTCGCCCGGGCGAGAGATTTACGTCTCTGGAGACCCTACGTTTCGACTGGACACACCGAGAAAAACAGCCGTGTCCGACCGCCATGACACTCATTAAGCCAGCTTCAGATTCGGAGCCGACTGCACTCGCACCGGACCCCAGCACGCTCTCCTCACGCGCCGTCCGCGCCTGGACCGAGCGGATGGCCGTCCGGAAGCAGCGAGACGAGACGTACGCGGTCACGACCGAGAGCGGCCACACGTACGTCGTCGACCTGCGCGAGCACTCCTGTACCTGTCCCGACTACGAGATCCGCGGCGAGCGGTGCAAACACCTCCGCCGGGTCGCCATCGAGATTACCGCCCGCCGAATCGCCCCGCCGGGCCGCCAGCGCGCCCGCTGTGACGTCTGCGAGGCGGTGACGTTCGTCCCTCAGGCGGCCGACCCGCCGCATCTCTGTGGCGACTGCCGCGTCGCGCCGGGCGACATCGTCGTCGACCGCGAGACCGGCGACAGCCTCGTCGTCGCCGAAGTGCTGACCGAGAGAGCGGACGAGCACGTCATCGAAGCCACCGGGAAGACCGTCGCCGAGCACGACACCAACGACGGCTATCCCGGAGACGACGTCGTGGTCGAAGTGACGTATCTCGGCGACGCCACACGGAACGAGAACCCGCGCCGCTACGCGTTCCCGTACTCGCGGTTGAACCGCACGGACGCGGAACTGGTCGGGTAGGCGAGGGACTTCGCGCCGCTCAGACACTCGTTGCCGCTCGCGGCTTCGCCGTCGTCGGGCGGCAACGCCGCCCGGCCGCCTGAGGGACCTCCGGTCGTCGCCGTTCGCTCTCCACGGCTCCCTGCGGTCGCCGTTTCGGTACGAGGGCCGACTCCCTCACTATCGTTCGATCGTCGCCCCTCGCTACTCCAACATCTGGGCCGCTTCGTCTTTCTCCAGATCGCCGCGCTCGAACGCCGAGAGGACGTCCAGCACCGCCTGGTCGGGCCCGTCGTCGGCCACCTCATCCAGTGTAACCTTCCGCGTGTCGCCGACGAACTCCGCGAAGTCCGTTCCCTCGGCGATGGCCGTCTCCTTCTTGACGCGGTAGTTGCCGCCGTCGGTCGTGTAGAGGTCGCCCGGGTGAAAGAAGTACCAGTCCTCGCGGTCGAAGCGGACGCCGACGCGGGGCTTCGCGCCGAAGTTCCGCGCGAAGAACAGCAGCGCCTCGATCTCCTCGCCGGTCAGATAGATCGGGTCGCCGGCGCTGGATTTCGCCTCGATCGCGTAGAACGTCTCGCCGTCGCCGGTCAGCACGTCGGGCAGTTCGCGTTCGGTCGCGCTCCCGCTGGCCGGCGCTCGCATCACCGCGAATCCCGCCTCGTCCAAGGCGTTGACCAGCTCCCGCTCGCGGCGGTCCCCCTTCGCGTTCGAATTTGCCATTAGCGTCCGTTTATCGGTCGCGGGTAAAAATGGCTCGCGGCTGGCGGAAGTGATCGTTCGAGAGAGGTGTTACTCGTAGGTCACACTACGTCCCCTCGCTACTCCTTCGCTCTCTCCTCTAACTCCCGGATGACTTCCTCGGTCTCGCCGCCGTCGCTTCGCACCGCCTCCGCGTAGCGGCGGTACTCCCGCGGTGAGACCTGCACCGTCTTGGACTCGCCCTTGTGGGTGAGTTCCAGTCGGACCATCCCCTGCGGGTTGTTCCGGGTGCGGAAACTCGCCATCGCGGTGAAGACGAACCAGAAGGACAGCGACGCGCCGACGAAGTACGCCATCGCCGTCTCGAAGGCCAGCGTCTCCGCGCCGGTCGTCCAGCGGCCGGGATAGGCGTACTGAAAGATGCCGATGCCGACCAGACAGCAGAGGGTGCCGACGCCGACGCCGATCTGCTCGCGGCGACTCGACGGGAGGACGGCGACGACGGCGAGGAACATCGCCGGGATCCCCAGGCCCCCGAGCGTCCCGGCGAGTTTCTCGGCGGTCCGGATGTCGGTGGCTCCGACCCAGTCCGACAGCGGCGTCGTCACCAGCAAGACGCCGACGACGACGGCGGTCGCTCCGAGGAGTCCGAGGGCGACCCCGGCGAAGACGCGGCGCGGGTCCCGCCCCTCGAAGCGGGGAGTGCCGTAGGCGTCGCCGAGGTTCTCCATGGCACGGGATTGGTCCCCGACCCACAAAACGATGCGTCAGACGCGCGTCGGACTGGAGACGGCCCGTAGGGCGTCGTTACCGGCTCGACACAGCGTTCCGAGGTGGTCCGCGTCGACCGTTTCGAGCGTCGCCTCGGGAAGGGCCGCGGCCAGTCGTTCGCCGGTCGAGGGGGCGACGTTCGTGTCACGCTGCCCTTGAAAGACGGTCACCGGAACGGTCACGTCTTCGAGAGCGAACGGCCACGGTCGGTCGAGCAGCCCCAGCTCTCGCACGACGCCGTCGGGACCGTCGGTCATCGCTTCCAGTACGTCGGCCCGGACGAGGCGGGCGACCTCGTCGGCCGACAGCGCGTCCGTCGCGGGATCGCCGTCGGCGACGAGCGAGCGGGCGAACGACGGGTCGCGGCGGGCGAGCGCCCACCGCTGGCCTCGAAGGAGGAGCGAGACCGCCGGCGGGGCGTATCGGGCTAGCATGCCGAGAAGCCGCTGTGTCCGACCGGTGTCCCCAATCCCCGGCGGCCCGCTCCCGCCGAGCAGCGCGACGCGCTCGACGCGCTCCAGTCGGTGACAGGCCAGCGCGAACGGCGCGCCGCCGGAGAAGCCGACGACCGCCGCCCGGTCGGCGTCGAGGTGGTCCAACAGCGCCGCGACGTCGGCCGGCCACCCCTCGATACCGACGCTCGCGTCGTCCGAGCGGCCGATTCCCGGTCGGTCGGGAGCGACGAGACAGATGCCCCGCTCGGCGGCGGGCTCGTCGAGCAGTCGGCCCAGCAGTCGCGATCCGGGCGTGCCGTGTGCGAACAGGACCGGCGGGCCGCTGGGGTCGCCGTAGGTCGCGTAAGCGACCCGTCGACCGTCGAGAGCGAGAGTGGAAGGGGAAGGGGAAGGGGCGTCGGCCGGCGTCCAGTCGCTGGCGGGGAGCATCGGAACCTCTCGAACGCGGGAAGTTACTCGCTCTGGATGCGCGGCGCGAGCATGTAGGTGACGCGGCCCTCGCCCTCGGCGAAGTTGAAGTGCATCTTGACAGGGAACTCCTCGCCCAGTTCCATCTCGACTTCCGCGTCTTTCGGGATGGCCTTGTTCATGTTCTTCAGGTAGTCGAGCGAGAACAGGGAGTGGGCGTCGCCGGCGGTGAGGTCGACGAGGTCGTCCCGGGTGAGTTCGAGGTGGACGTCGTCGGTGTCGCCCTCGGCGTCGACGTAGAACAGCTCGTCGGTGGCGTCGACGCCCAGCGCGATGTGGTCCGAGACCATGTCCGCGGCGGTGACCGCGCGGTCGATGTCGCGGCCCTCGACGACGATGTGAGCCGGCAGGTCGAGGTCGGGCAGGTCCGGTTCCTGCCGGATGGAGTCGGGGTCGATGAGCGCGAGCGTGTACTCGAGCCCGTCGATGGCGATGTGGAGCTTGCGCGTCTCCTCGTCCAGGTCGAGGTGAACCAGCTGGCCGGAGTCGGCCATGCCGGCGATGTCTTCCAGCCGAGAGAGATTGACACCGATGAGTCCGCCGTCCGTCTCGTAGGATTCGAACGCCGCCGCGTCCAGCCGGAGGTCGACCATGCCGACATTGGCCGGGTCGACCGCCCGGATCTCCAGCCCGTCGTCTTCGAGGTGGATCTTGCACTCGTCCACCAGCACGCTCACAGAGTCGAGAGCCGCCTGGAGCGTGTCCGCGCTCACAATGGCGTTGAACATCTTGAACCGGGCTACGCCCCCCATGCATTAAAAAGCCCCTCATTGAATCCGCGTGCGCGTGCGACCCCCAATCGGGCGATGGCGGGCAGTCTCGGTTGATGCGACTACCGGCGGAAAACTCGCTACGGGGGCCTTGCAAGTGCAGTTCCCGGACTTTTCCGAGCGGAGGCGTAAGCTGTCGCCAGCATGACGACAACGGACGACTCCTCGCGGTCTTACTCGCGTCGTGACGTGTTGGCTGCAACCGGAACCGTCGTCGGCGGGACGCTGGTCGCGTCCGGGCAGGCGGCGGCACAGTCGACGAGGAAGGCCGTCATCACCGACGGGTCGGCGACCGAGAACGACATGACCGGCTTCTTCGTCCACGTCGGTCAGACCACCGACCCGGCGGACGCCCAGGTCGCCGATAGCTGCGAGTTCGCCGACTGGCCGGCCGACGAGACGCGGACGTACGACGTGAAGCTCATCGACCGGGGGCGGCCCGACTACGAACAGTACTCGCGGTCGCTGTACGTCGACAACTCGACGGAGGTCCCGCCCGGCAGCCTCTTCGTCATCAACTCGCAGGAGCAGTGTACGGAGGGGTACGTCGGCATTCGCCTCGAAAAGCTCGGCTCCGACCAACTCGAAGCCGCCGTCAGCGGCGGCGCCCGTACCACAACGCCCTCGGGCGGCGGAGGCGGCGGGGGCGGCGACGATGGCGGGAGCGGCGCGGCCGGGCCGGGTTTCGGCGTCGTCGCTACCGTCGCCGCCGCGCTCGGCTACGGCGCGCTCCGCGGCGAGTAGAACCCGGAGAACGACACCCATAACCGCCTCGGCGGGCTATGCGTGGCAAATGAGCCGGAAAGACGAGTACTACAACAAGGCCAAACAGCAGGGCTATCGCGCCCGCTCGGCCTACAAGCTCCAGCAGCTCGACGAGACGGCCGGACTGTTAGGCGAAGGCCGCACCGTCGTAGACCTGGGAGCCGCGCCGGGCGGCTGGCTACAGGTCGCCGCCGAGCGCGTCGGCGAACGCGGGACCGTCGTCGGCGTCGACCGCCAGCGGATCGACCCGCTCTCGGACCCCGAACCCGCCGTCGAGTACGTCCGCGGCGACATGACCGACGAGAGCACGAAGGACCAGATCCGTGACGTGGTCGGCGGCGCGGACGGCGGACGCGGCGGCCCCGTCGACGTGGTCGTCTCCGACATGGCCCCGAACATGACCGGCGAGTACGACTTAGACCACGCTCGCTCGGTCCACCTCGTGCGGCAGGCCTTCGAGGTAGCGACGGACCTCCTCGACTCGGGCGGGGACTTCGCCGCGAAGGTGTTCGACGGCCAGGACTTAGACGACCTGATAGCCGACATCGAACCGGAGTTCGAGTACGTCCGCGAGGTCCGCCCGGACGCCTCCCGGGACTCCTCCTCGGAGCTGTATCTGGTGGCGAAACACCGCCTGACAGCGCCCGTCCGCGAGGGCGACGTGGTCGAGGTGACGATCGAGGACATCGGCGAGGAGGGCGACGGCATCGCCAAGGTCGAGGGGTTCACCGTCTTCGTCAGCGGCGTCGAGGAAGGCGAGACGCTCGACGTGCGCGTCGGCGACGTGAAGCCGCGCTACGCGTTCGCACAGCCGGCGGAGTAGGGACGTGCGATTTTCCGCCCTACTCTTTCAGCGTCCGGTTCAGGAAGTCTAACGTCTTCGACCAGGCGTCTCTGGTCGCTTCCGGCCGGAAGCTCTCGCCGCTCGGGTTGGCGAAGGCGTGCCCCGCCCCCTCGTAGACGTAGATCTCCCGCTCGACGCCGAGGTCGCCCAGCGTCCGGTTGAACTCCCGCACCGTCTCGACGGGGACGACTTGGTCCTCCGCGCCGAAGATGCCGAGCACCGGGCCGTCGATACTCCGGAGCGTCGACTCGTTCGTCGTCAGCGTCCCGTAGTAGACGACCGTCGCGTTCAGGTCGGCGTCGCTCAGGCTCAACTGGAGGCTCTGGCCGCCGCCGAAACACCAGCCGAGGCTGGCGACGCGGTCGGTCGTGTACGGCAGGGAGCGCAGACCGGCGGTCGCGTTGCTCATCTTCGCCACCGCCTCGTCGGGGTCGCTCCGCACCTCGCCCGACAACTGGGCGGCCTCCGAGGAGTTCGTCGCCACGCGGCCGTCGTAGAGGTCGACGGCGAAGACGACGTAGCCGTGGCCCGCGAGGATGTCGGCCATGTGCCTGATGTTCTCGTTGAGTCCCCACCACTCGTGGATCATGACGACGGCGGGGTAGGTCCCGTTGTCGGCCGGCCGAGCGAGATAGCCCGAGGTGCCGTTTATCGTCGTGTTCTTGGCGGTGATCGCCGAGAGGTTCTCGGCGCTGAAGATGTCGGCGTTCGACCCGTTCGTGACCGCGCGGCAGGTCCCGTTCTTCTCGATTGCACCCGGTTGACACCCCATGTGCGGCGTCTGGGTGTACGATGCGGTCGGCGCGTCCGTGGAACTCGGCGTCGCGGTGGCCGCTGTCGCGGTAGCCGGCGTCGCGGTGGCGTTCGTCTGCGCGGCCGCCTCGCTCCCTTGGAGCGCGCCGGTGCAGCCGCTCAGGAGTAGCAGTACGGCCAGCGCCGACGCGAGAGCTGTGGTTCGCATATCCTGTTGGATAGGCTATACGAATCAAAGCCGTTGTGACGAGTTGCCCCGCAGATACTGGTCAGGTCAGTCGGCCCGTGCGGGCTCGCTACCGACGCCGTTCCCGCGAGCGAACCCGACGACGGCGTAGACGAACGGCGTGTCGACCAGCGCGATGGTGAGTTTCAGGAGGTACTGACCGACGACGAGCGAGAGCGCTCCGGCCGGCCCCATCCCCTGAAAGAGGACGAAGCCGACGCCGACGAAGATGACCGTATCGACGAGCTGGCTCGTCGCCGTCGACCCGACGTTGCGGAGCCAGAGGGCGTCGCCGTCGGTCGCGTCTCGCAGCGCGTGAAAGAGGAAGACGTCGAGGTTCTGGCTGACGACGTAGGCCGCGAGGCTGGCGACGACGATGCCGGTGCTGGCCGCCAGCACGTTCCGGAACGCCGTCGGGTCCACGGGCTGGGCCGGTGCGGGCAGGCCGGGCGCGAGGATCGTGCTCCAGACCAGTGCCAACAGGACGAAGTTCATCGCGAAGCCGACGTTGACGACGACGGTCGCGGCCCGCCGGCCGTACAGTTCGGCGTAGCAGTCCGACGCGAAGAACGTCAGCGCGTAGGCCAGCGCCGCGCCGGGGAGCACGAGCGTGTCGCCGGCGACGGGCAGCGAGAAGGGCAGGCCGAAGGCGAGCAGTTTCGACGCGGTGACCTGCGAGACGACCAGCGCCGTCACGAACAGCGCGACGAGGGCGATCCGGACCGGTTGGCCCTCATCGCGCGTCGTCCGGCCATCACTGCTCATCGTCCAGCCGTCCCTGTCGCTCGTCGATATCGTCCAGCAGGTCGAGGGTCTTGCGGATGGAGGCGCGGATCGCCTCGCTCCGGTTGACGAACTTCCCGTCCTCGCCGACGTGTTCGTCCAGGTCCCCCAGTAGCTCGGCGGGCACTTCGACGCTTATCTTGGGCATATCTGGAGAATACCGACAGGCCCGCTTAAATCAGTCGGCTCGCCGCCTCAGTCCGCGGGGTCGCTCCGGCCCTTCGGCGTCCGCCGGCCGCCGAGCGTGTACACCCAGAGGATGCCCAGTCCGACGAGGTACGCGAGCGACACCGGGATGCCGACCAGCAGCATCGTGAAGATGCCGCTGGGCGAGAGGATGGCCGAGAGCGCGACGATGGCGATGATCACCTCGCGCCAGCGCTCGTACATCAGCTCGAAGGGGACGATGCCGCCCCGGTGGAACAGGAACATCGTCACGGGGATCTCCACGAGCAGGCCGATACCGATGGTGAGGAAGAACACCAGCCATCCGAACTTGCTGATGCGGTAGGCGATGACCATGTTGGCCTGCAACTGGTCGTAGGCGATCGCCGAGATGGTCATCGGCGCGACGTAGAGGAAGCCGAGCAGGCTCCCGCCGATAAGCGCCGCAAACACCGTCCCGCCCCAGAGGAGCAGGACGTTGCGGTCGCCGACGACGAAGCCGCGCTCGCGCAGCGCCGGCCACGCGAAGTACAGCAACAGCGGGACGACGGAGACGAATCCGAGGATGGTCGAGAACTTCACGATGAAGACGAGGTGTTCGACCGGATGGAGCGTGACGATGTCGAACCCCTCGGCCATTCCCGGCGGCAGGCGGCTGACGAAGGTCCGCTGTAGCCGCTCGATGCCGCCCGAGTAGAGGAAGAAGAACGCGCCGGCGAGGACGGCGCCGAACACGCCCATGATCCAGAACGCCTTGGAGGCGATCGAGTCGAAGATGAAGCGCAGGTCGTAGTAGTATCCGCCCACGTCGTCCTCGGTCGTCTCCTCCTCGGAGAAGGCGCTCATCATGCCGGCGGTGGTCGACGCGAGGACGTTCTCGCCCTCACTGCCGCCCTGACCGCTCTCGGCCGTCGCGGCTTCGGCGTCGGCGGCCTGAGAGTCCTCCTGATCTGACTCGTCGGCCTCGTTGGCCATGTCCCAGCGGTCGAGGATGAGTTGGGCCTTCTCCTGGTCGCCCTCCGAGAGCGCGGTGTCGGCGTGGGCCAGCGCCTGTTCCTCGCTCATCTCCTCGAAGACCTCCGGCGGCGCGACTTCGACGGCCGCTCCGTCGATCTCGTCGATGTCGATGGCCGTCGGGTCGCCGTGTCGTCGGCCCGAGGGGGCGGCGCTCTGGCCCAGCGCCTGCAGGACGTAGTAGTAGAGGACGCCGACGGCGACGAGGAGGCCGAGCGCCGCGCCGAGGACGATGGCCGTCGTCTCCGTCGTGAGGCCGAACAGCGCGGGACGCGAGAGGGCGCCGGGGAGCCGCGAGGAGTACTGCGCGAGGAAGGCGACGGTCGCCCGCACGTACTCGAAGGCCGACGTGGTCAAGACGAGGTACACCGCGCCGCCGACGGCGACGACGACGCCCAGCAGGACGTTCCAGTGACTCGCGGCGACCCGGCGCGTGCTGATGAGGTCCGAGGAGCGTTTGACCGTGACCGCGAGCTTCGAGAGCGCGAGGCTCAGCGCGTAGAGCCCGCACAGCGGCGCGGCCCACATGATCTGGGTGAAGGGGTCCGGCGGCGAGAACAGCGCCCCGAAGGCGAAGATGATGACCACGGCGTAGCGCCACTTGTCACGGAACGTCTCGTAGGGGACGATCCCGGTGTAGGAGAGGACGGTCATCAGCAGCGGCAACTGCGCGGCCAGCCCGAACGACGCCGCCAGCAGGAAGACGAACTGCGCCCACTTGACGATGGAGTACTGGGGCTTGAACCCGGCGGCGATCGCGTTGCCCGCCAGGAAGTTGAACATCATCGGGAAGAACAGTTCGTAGGCGTAGGCGACGCCGACGGTGAACAGCCCCAGACTGGTGAGGACGAACAGCGCCCCCTTCCAGACCGGGACGTGCTCGGCGGGCCACCAGCCCCGCTGGCGCAGTCCGTCCCGACCGAAGTAGACGAGCAGCGGCAGGGCCAGGAGGATGCCGACGACGGCCCCGATCTTCACCTGCAGGAGGATGACGTCGAAGGGCGTGACCGCGACGATGTTCGCGGCCTCCTGCGTCGTGAGGTCCATCTTCGAGTAGAGGAGGTCCTGCTTGAGGCGGTCCCAGACCCCGTACTGCAGGCCCATGATGGTCCCCATCATTCCGATCACGAAGACGATGAACACCTTCTGGAGGTGCGTCTGTGCGGTGCCGAGCATCGCCCCCAGTGTCGCCCGACCGCTCTGGACAGTCTGGACGGTGTCCTCGTCTATCGCACTCGCCATGTCCCCTGAGAGTAACCGAGTCGTCGTTATCAATTTGTCCATCACGCGAGCGTCCGAATCCCCTGAGCGCGGCCGCTCGAAAAGAAAGTTTACAACTACCACCCCCAAATGCAGTGTCAGATGGTGGACGGCGACGAGGACGAGGAGCGCTCCGACCCCGATGAGCCGCGCGACCCGCCGACGCTGGACGACAACGAAGCCGAAGTCAATCCGCAGGACGACGAGGAGGCGTCCGACGACGAACTCGCGGTCGAGGACGAATCGACGGCCGAGGAGTGGTTCGGTTCCGAGACCGACGAGGACGGACCGTCCGCGTCGTCCGATAGCGGCGATGACCGGGGCGAGTCCCCTTCGGCGGCGAACGAGGAGGGAACGGGGGGCTCGGACGGCGAGTTCGACGACGCCGCCGTCGACGACTCGGCGGCGTCGGGGCTCGGTCCCCGCGCCCCCGAGGACGACGAGGCGCTCTCTCCGCCCGAGGAAGACGACAACGAAGCCGAGGTCAACCCGCCGACGCGCGAGGGCGACGGGGACCGAGACGCGGAGCCCGAAGCGGACCTGCCGGGAACTGACGCGATGGAGTCCGGCGGGCTCGACTCCGAGCGCGTCGAGCGCGACGACGACCTCGAACCCATAAGCGACGACCTCGACCCGATCGGCGACGCGCCCGCCGGTGGCGACGAGGCGACCACCGGGGCACACGCCCTGCCGGGCCCGACGCGGCCCGGCCTGTTCGACCGCGACCCCGCCGACGTGGACGCCGCCGTCCCGGCCGACGTCCCCGTCGACCGGGGGATCCCGCCGACGCCGAGTCACGGCTCGGAAGCCGGCGGCGCACCGGCGACCGGCCCCGGCGACCCCGGAGACGGCACCGGCGGCGAAGCCGGGTTCGGCGGCGCGCCCGACGACCAGGAGATGCCGCTGGCCGACCACGTCGAGGAGATGGCGATGCGGCTGTTCGTCGTCGTCGGCGTGATGTCCGTCGTCGCCGTCCTCACGCTCCCCGTCTCGGACGAACTCATCAACTTCCTCTGGTACTCCTTCCTCGACGGTCCCGCCGAGGCCTGCGGGCAGGTCGCCGTCGAGGCCCAGCAGGGCGGCGCGGCCGCCGGGCCGTCCGGCGTGGACTGCCCGCACGTCTACAGCCCGCTGGCGCTGATATTCGCGCGACTGAAAGTCGCGTCGCTAGTGGGCATGATCGTCGCTCTGCCGGTCTTCGTCTACGAGACGTACCTGTTCATGCGCCCCGGGCTGTACCCCCGCGAGCGCCGCTACTACCTCGCCGCGGTCCCGACCAGCCTCGTGCTCGCGGCCATCGGCGTCAGCTTCGCGTACTTCGCCGTCCTGCGGGCGATGTTCGATTACTTCAGCGTCTACTCCGACCGAGCCGCCGACCTGGCGTTCGGGCTGGGCGATACGTTCAGCCTCATGGTCCTGATGCTCGGCTTCTTCGCGCTGGTCTTCCAGATCCCGCTGTTCGTGATGCTCGCCATCATGATGGGCGTGACGACCCGCCGGTGGCTCGTCGAGCGCCGCCTCTACTTCTGGGGCGGGTTCGCCGCCGTCGCGTTCGTCTTCAGCCCCGACCCGACCGGGATGGCCCCGCTGATGGTCGCGGTGACGATGATCGGCCTCTTCGAGGGGACGCTCCTGCTGTTGAAGTGGACCGGGAGCAGTTCGCCGATCCCGAGCATCGACGACCTCACCGACCGCCGGCCGACCATCTACGCGCTGTTCGCGCTGGTCGGCTACGTCGTGAGCCCCCTGCCGGTGCCCACCGGCTACTACGAGGAGCTGCCCGCGACCGTCACGGACACGCTGGCGACGGTGGGACTCGCCCCGCCGATACTCGTCGGCGGCGGCCTCATCGTCCTCTTCGAGCTGACGGCGTACCTCAACAAGAACTACTACGGCAGCGTCCGCCTCTGGCGGGGCCTCCGCCGGGCCCGCCTGCCGCTCTGGGCGGTCGCCATCGTCGTCGGCTACCTCTCTAGCCCCGACCCCGCGCTGTTCCGCCTGGTCCAGCAGTTCAGCGTCGAACCGACCGTCGCGGCCGCCGTCGCCGTCGGCCTCGTCGTCCTCTTCGAGGGGACGCTCGCGCTCGCCCGCTGGCGGAGCGGCGACCCCGAGGACGACCGCGATGCGGAGTTCGAGGCCGAGACATGAGCACGGTGCTGGTCGTCCGTCACGGCGAGACCGCCTGGAACCGCGAGGGCCGCGTGCAGGGCTGGGCACCGACCGAACTGACCGAACGGGGCCGCGAGCAGGCGAGGAGAGTCGGCTCGTGGCTCGACGAGAACTACGACGTGGACCGCGTCCGCTCGTCGGACCTCCGGCGGACCCGCGAGACGGCCGAGAGAGCCGTCGACGCCGCCGAGGGCCTCCCCGACCCGACGCTCGACGAATCGTGGCGCGAGCGCGGCTTCGGCGTCTATCAGGGCTTTCTCGCCGAGGACCTCTTCGACCGCCACCCCGACCACGAACCGGAGGCGAGCGTCTCGATTCTCGACACCGACCCCGAGGGCGGCGAGAGCGTCGCCGACTTCTGCGGCCGCGTCGAATCGGCGTGGACCGACTTCCGCCAGACGATCGACGAGGACGAGACGGTGCTGCTGGTCACCCACGGTGGCGTGATCAAGGTCCTGCTCTCGACTGTGGCCGACCGCGGCCGCGAACGGACGCTCTCGGGACACTCGCCGCCGAACTGTTCGGTGACGGAGATACGTCTCGACGGCGAGCGCTCGGAGGTCGTCAGAGAAGGGGAACGGCCCGAGAACTGAGCGGCGCCCTCAGTCGTCGACGCTGGGATACTCGGTATCGAAGACGTTCGAGACGACGTCGTCCTCGCTCTGTTCCTCCTCTTCGGGGCTGACGCTGCCGGTCTGGTAGCCGTGGAGGTCGAGCGTGACGTGGTCGAAGCCGCAGTCTTCGACGTGGTCGCGGGCCGCCCGGACGAAGTCGGGGTCCAGCGCCGCCTCCAGTTCCTCCTCGCCGACCTCGATGCGGGCCAGGCCGTCGTGGTCGCGCACGCGGAACTGCTCGAAGCCCCACGTCCGGAGCAGGCGCTCGGCCTTCTCGACGCGGGAGAGGCGGTCCTCGGTCACTTCGAGGCCGGTCGGGATGCGCGAGGAGAGGCAGGCCATCGAGGGCTTGTCGGCGACCGAGAGGTCGTACTCGCGGGCGATCTCTCTGACTTC encodes the following:
- a CDS encoding twin-arginine translocase subunit TatC; amino-acid sequence: MASAIDEDTVQTVQSGRATLGAMLGTAQTHLQKVFIVFVIGMMGTIMGLQYGVWDRLKQDLLYSKMDLTTQEAANIVAVTPFDVILLQVKIGAVVGILLALPLLVYFGRDGLRQRGWWPAEHVPVWKGALFVLTSLGLFTVGVAYAYELFFPMMFNFLAGNAIAAGFKPQYSIVKWAQFVFLLAASFGLAAQLPLLMTVLSYTGIVPYETFRDKWRYAVVIIFAFGALFSPPDPFTQIMWAAPLCGLYALSLALSKLAVTVKRSSDLISTRRVAASHWNVLLGVVVAVGGAVYLVLTTSAFEYVRATVAFLAQYSSRLPGALSRPALFGLTTETTAIVLGAALGLLVAVGVLYYYVLQALGQSAAPSGRRHGDPTAIDIDEIDGAAVEVAPPEVFEEMSEEQALAHADTALSEGDQEKAQLILDRWDMANEADESDQEDSQAADAEAATAESGQGGSEGENVLASTTAGMMSAFSEEETTEDDVGGYYYDLRFIFDSIASKAFWIMGVFGAVLAGAFFFLYSGGIERLQRTFVSRLPPGMAEGFDIVTLHPVEHLVFIVKFSTILGFVSVVPLLLYFAWPALRERGFVVGDRNVLLLWGGTVFAALIGGSLLGFLYVAPMTISAIAYDQLQANMVIAYRISKFGWLVFFLTIGIGLLVEIPVTMFLFHRGGIVPFELMYERWREVIIAIVALSAILSPSGIFTMLLVGIPVSLAYLVGLGILWVYTLGGRRTPKGRSDPAD
- a CDS encoding histidine phosphatase family protein gives rise to the protein MSTVLVVRHGETAWNREGRVQGWAPTELTERGREQARRVGSWLDENYDVDRVRSSDLRRTRETAERAVDAAEGLPDPTLDESWRERGFGVYQGFLAEDLFDRHPDHEPEASVSILDTDPEGGESVADFCGRVESAWTDFRQTIDEDETVLLVTHGGVIKVLLSTVADRGRERTLSGHSPPNCSVTEIRLDGERSEVVREGERPEN
- a CDS encoding queuosine precursor transporter; the encoded protein is MSSDGRTTRDEGQPVRIALVALFVTALVVSQVTASKLLAFGLPFSLPVAGDTLVLPGAALAYALTFFASDCYAELYGRRAATVVVNVGFAMNFVLLALVWSTILAPGLPAPAQPVDPTAFRNVLAASTGIVVASLAAYVVSQNLDVFLFHALRDATDGDALWLRNVGSTATSQLVDTVIFVGVGFVLFQGMGPAGALSLVVGQYLLKLTIALVDTPFVYAVVGFARGNGVGSEPARAD
- the tatC gene encoding twin-arginine translocase subunit TatC, which gives rise to MESGGLDSERVERDDDLEPISDDLDPIGDAPAGGDEATTGAHALPGPTRPGLFDRDPADVDAAVPADVPVDRGIPPTPSHGSEAGGAPATGPGDPGDGTGGEAGFGGAPDDQEMPLADHVEEMAMRLFVVVGVMSVVAVLTLPVSDELINFLWYSFLDGPAEACGQVAVEAQQGGAAAGPSGVDCPHVYSPLALIFARLKVASLVGMIVALPVFVYETYLFMRPGLYPRERRYYLAAVPTSLVLAAIGVSFAYFAVLRAMFDYFSVYSDRAADLAFGLGDTFSLMVLMLGFFALVFQIPLFVMLAIMMGVTTRRWLVERRLYFWGGFAAVAFVFSPDPTGMAPLMVAVTMIGLFEGTLLLLKWTGSSSPIPSIDDLTDRRPTIYALFALVGYVVSPLPVPTGYYEELPATVTDTLATVGLAPPILVGGGLIVLFELTAYLNKNYYGSVRLWRGLRRARLPLWAVAIVVGYLSSPDPALFRLVQQFSVEPTVAAAVAVGLVVLFEGTLALARWRSGDPEDDRDAEFEAET
- a CDS encoding ribbon-helix-helix domain-containing protein — protein: MPKISVEVPAELLGDLDEHVGEDGKFVNRSEAIRASIRKTLDLLDDIDERQGRLDDEQ